A stretch of Ipomoea triloba cultivar NCNSP0323 chromosome 13, ASM357664v1 DNA encodes these proteins:
- the LOC116002301 gene encoding receptor-like protein 48 produces the protein MGFTKIFMVLLLSNLLIINSLGLCVVDQKTSLLQIRSNLSYYPSSYKKAVQWDERVDCCKWEGVRCNDAGFVTTLDLSNEPIDHGFNVSLLLKLKSLSVFKLDGINFSVPFPDFFSDFTNLTVLSLVDCFFIGTVPRKLFQVPTLQTIDLSYSEMLEGSLPEFPEINGSLQTLILSNTKFSGNLPESIGNLRMLSHLDLSRCNFGGSIPASIGKLTKLAHLNLAWNLFSGPIPSFKLSKNLTLVDLSNNQFAGEIPFSHWDGLHNLESVYLNNNSFSGPIPVSLFSLPSLQSLYLSMNKFSGRIIDLQKNVSSPLRGLDLGSNNLEGPIPSFLFQLQNLSSLSLSSNKFNGTVHLADFKIVENFYFLDLSYNNLVVETNISEAQLPFFSQFQRLTLASCNLQHIPDFLKNQSTLAMLDLSSNNMSGEIPNWVWGINHGLVRYLNLSHNRFTRLQEPVEYGLLDYLDLHSNLLSGKIPPLPGSAAYLDLSNNHFSSTIPLDIGNQLPNVRFFSIANNRVSGRIPPSWCHAALLEVLDLSNNSLQGTIPSCLAQNNSNLGVINLKGNRLSGEIPQVFLQSCSLETLDLSQNFFKGRLPPSLVNCTKLKVLNLGNNGISDTFPCWLNNMSNLHILALRSNKFHGSISCPSHGVNNSWPSLKVIDLGSNNFSGILPANLFLELKAIVVDQNEAKTEVDYLHFTSDIGNVYYADSISLSLKGHEGYKLDKILSIFTSIDFSNNQFQGNIPESVGELKLLHLLNISHNALTGNIPPSLENLKALEALDLSFNSLTGNIPDQLVSLTLLSFINLSHNQLVGMIPQGKQFNTFGESSFVENKGLCGFPLHVSCSGDKEPASPVLQELEEEESSDYAEIYTGIGLGFVGGLGGIFVPLLLSRKWRSYYNKKIDGILSKILDGNNVLPDILFWYLNVLIQS, from the coding sequence ATGGGGTTTACCAAGATTTTCATGGTACTGCTTCTCTCAAACTTATTGATTATAAATTCATTGGGTTTATGTGTTGTAGACCAGAAGACTTCACTTCTCCAGATACGAAGCAATCTTTCTTATTATCCTTCATCGTACAAAAAGGCAGTGCAATGGGATGAAAGAGTAGACTGCTGCAAATGGGAGGGTGTGCGATGCAATGATGCTGGATTTGTTACTACTCTTGACCTCAGCAACGAGCCAATCGACCATGGATTCAACGTGTCTCTCTTGCTCAAACTCAAATCTCTTTCTGTTTTTAAGCTTGATGGGATCAATTTCTCTGTTCCATTCCCAGACTTCTTCTCAGATTTCACCAATCTCACTGTTTTGAGCCTTGTAGATTGCTTCTTCATTGGAACAGTCCCTCGGAAATTATTCCAGGTACCAACTCTGCAAACCATTGACTTATCTTACAGTGAAATGCTTGAGGGTTCTTTGCCAGAATTTCCAGAAATTAATGGATCTCTTCAGACACTCATACTCTCTAACACAAAGTTTTCTGGGAATTTACCCGAGTCCATTGGAAACCTCAGAATGTTGTCTCATTTAGACCTTTCACGCTGCAATTTTGGAGGATCAATCCCTGCTTCTATTGGAAAGCTTACCAAGCTTGCTCACTTGAACTTGGCTTGGAATCTCTTTAGTGGTCCAATTCCATCTTTTAAGCTGTCCAAAAACCTCACTCTTGTAGACCTTTCTAATAACCAATTTGCAGGTGAAATTCCTTTCTCTCACTGGGATGGCCTTCACAATCTTGAAAGTGTATACTTGAATAACAATTCATTTTCAGGGCCTATCCCAGTTTCACTCTTTTCCCTTCCATCACTTCAGAGCTTGTATCTTTCCATGAACAAATTTTCTGGCCGAATAATTGATTTGCAGAAGAATGTGAGTTCTCCACTGAGAGGTCTTGATTTGGGGAGCAACAACTTGGAAGGGCCGATACCCTCGTTCTTGTTTCAACTTCAGAATCTTTCATCTCTCTCACTTTCTTCAAACAAATTCAATGGTACTGTGCATCTCGCCGACTTTAAAATTGTTGAAAACTTTTACTTTCTTGATCTCTCCTATAACAACTTGGTAGTTGAGACAAACATAAGTGAAGCTCAACTTCCCTTCTTTTCTCAATTTCAAAGACTGACATTAGCCTCCTGCAATCTGCAACACATTCCTGATTTTCTGAAAAACCAATCTACACTGGCAATGTTAGATCTCTCCAGCAACAACATGAGTGGAGAAATTCCTAACTGGGTATGGGGAATCAATCATGGGCTTGTCCGCTATCTCAATCTTTCTCACAATCGTTTTACACGCCTCCAAGAGCCAGTGGAATATGGTCTTCTTGATTACCTTGATCTACATTCTAATCTGCTAAGTGGAAAGATTCCACCATTGCCAGGTTCAGCAGCTTATTTGGACCTCTCCAACAATCATTTCTCCTCCACAATACCTCTTGACATTGGTAATCAACTCCCAAATGTTCGCTTCTTTTCCATTGCCAACAATAGAGTCAGTGGAAGAATCCCACCTTCATGGTGCCATGCAGCCCTTCTTGAAGTGCTCGACTTGTCCAACAACTCTCTGCAAGGCACAATCCCATCATGTCTGGCTCAAAATAACAGCAACCTTGGTGTAATCAATCTTAAAGGAAACCGTTTAAGCGGCGAGATACCACAAGTGTTTCTGCAAAGCTGTTCTTTGGAGACATTGGATCTCAGCCAGAATTTCTTCAAAGGGCGGCTTCCTCCATCCTTGGTGAACTGCACAAAGCTTAAGGTCTTAAATCTTGGAAACAATGGAATAAGTGATACCTTTCCTTGTTGGCTCAATAACATGTCAAATCTGCACATCCTTGCATTACGTTCTAATAAATTTCATGGAAGTATCTCTTGCCCTAGCCATGGTGTAAATAACAGTTGGCCAAGCTTAAAGGTCATTGACCTAGGCTCCAATAATTTCAGTGGAATCCTACCAGCCAATTTGTTCTTGGAACTAAAAGCTATTGTGGTTGATCAGAATGAAGCAAAGACAGAGGTTGACTACTTGCACTTCACTTCAGATATTGGGAATGTTTACTATGCAGACTCAATCTCACTTTCTCTAAAAGGACATGAAGGTTACAAATTAGACAAAATTCTGTCTATCTTCACTtctattgatttttcaaataacCAATTTCAAGGGAACATACCAGAGAGTGTTGGAGAGCTTAAACTGCTTCATCTCCTTAATATTTCTCACAATGCCCTCACTGGTAATATTCCTCCATCTCTTGAAAACTTGAAAGCTTTGGAAGCACTAGACCTCTCATTCAATAGCCTAACAGGAAATATCCCGGACCAGCTTGTGAGCCTAACCTTGTTGTCATTCATAAACTTATCTCACAACCAACTTGTTGGAATGATTCCACAAGGCAAACAATTTAATACCTTCGGGGAAAGCTCGTTCGTGGAAAACAAGGGGCTATGTGGATTCCCACTTCATGTGTCTTGTAGTGGCGATAAAGAACCAGCATCTCCAGTACTGCAAGAACTAGAGGAGGAAGAATCATCTGACTATGCTGAGATCTACACCGGCATTGGCTTAGGATTTGTTGGGGGTTTAGGAGGAATCTTTGTGCCACTTTTGCTGTCCAGAAAATGGAGATCATATTATAACAAGAAGATCGATGGAATTCTTTCAAAGATACTTGACGGTAATAACGTGTTACCGGATATATTATTTTGGTATTTGAATGTTTTAATACAAagttga
- the LOC116001712 gene encoding receptor like protein 22-like yields MIDLQNVTSPLQYLHLSSNDFEETIPTFLFQLPNLTMLDLSSNKFNGIVHLTKFKSQYIDILDFSHNNLVIETTISTSELPLLPQFGDLNLASCNLRKIPDFLKSQSMLWWLDLSNNTISGEIPNWIWGIGNEKLYGLNLSHNRLTHMKEPMEYGSLTFLDLNSNMLSGQIPRPPPEAQYLDFSNNNFSMIPLHIADQIPYHLYFFSMAKNRVSGKISTSWCRAAYLEVLDLSHNALHATIPSCLVQNNSDLAVVNLRGNHLSGEISLKFQHSCSLETLDLSQNLLEGKVPPSLINCTELRILNLGNNKISDTFPCWLNKLSNLHILVLRSNHFHGSVSCPMLGIGVNDSWPSLQVIDLSSNNFSGHLPTDLFLALKAILVERNELNSKADYLHFTSQGVSIYYQDSVILSLKGQIYTIERILSIFTSIDFSSNQFEGSIPESVRELKQLYLLNISHNALTGNIPPSLQNLKALEALDLSFNNLTGNIPVQIEILTFLEILNVSYNHLVGRIPRSTQLDTFDASSFMGNKGLCGFQLNVSCSGIDEPASPIPESEEKESTHHVDIYISIAFGFAAGLGGIFVPLLLSSKWRSYYNKMIDGILLKIFFQRGQERRKKSR; encoded by the coding sequence ATGATTGATTTGCAAAATGTGACTTCTCCATTGCAATATCTTCATTTAAGTAGCAATGACTTTGAAGAGACAATACCTACATTCTTATTTCAACTTCCGAATCTTACAATGCTCGATCTTTCATCAAACAAATTTAACGGTATAGTACatctaacaaaatttaaaagccAGTATATTGACATTCTTGACTTTTCCCATAACAATTTGGTAATTGAGACAACCATAAGCACATCAGAACTTCCCTTACTCCCTCAGTTTGGAGACTTAAATTTGGCCTCCTGCAATTTGCGAAAAATTCCTGATTTTTTGAAAAGCCAATCTATGTTGTGGTGGTTAGATCTTTCCAACAACACTATTAGCGGAGAAATCCCTAACTGGATATGGGGAATTGGTAATGAGAAACTCTATGGCCTCAATCTTTCTCACAATCGTTTGACGCATATGAAAGAGCCAATGGAATATGGTTCTCTTACTTTCCTTGATCTAAATTCTAATATGCTAAGTGGACAGATTCCACGACCACCACCTGAGGCACAGTATTTAGACTTCTCCAACAACAATTTCTCCATGATTCCTCTTCATATTGCTGATCAAATCCCATATCACCTTTATTTCTTTTCCATGGCAAAAAATAGAGTAAGTGGAAAGATCTCAACTTCCTGGTGTCGAGCAGCCTATCTGGAAGTGCTTGACTTGTCCCACAATGCTTTGCATGCCACAATACCATCATGTCTGGTTCAAAATAACAGCGATCTCGCTGTAGTGAATCTTAGAGGAAATCATTTAAGTGGTGAGATATCACTAAAGTTTCAACACAGTTGTTCTTTAGAGACATTGGATCTTAGTCAGAATCTCTTAGAAGGGAAAGTTCCTCCTTCCTTGATCAACTGCACAGAGCTTAGGATCTTAAATCTTGGAAACAACAAAATAAGTGATACCTTTCCTTGTTGGCTCAATAAATTGTCAAATCTGCACATTCTGGTATTGCGTTCCAATCATTTTCATGGAAGCGTTTCTTGTCCCATGCTTGGAATTGGGGTAAACGACAGCTGGCCAAGTTTACAAGTCATTGACCTATCTTCCAATAATTTCAGTGGACATCTACCAACTGATTTATTCTTGGCATTAAAAGCTATTTTGGTTGAGAGGAATGAATTAAACTCAAAGGCTGACTACTTGCACTTCACATCTCAAGGAGTTTCGATTTACTATCAAGATTCAGTCATACTGTCTCTAAAAGGACAAATTTACACTATAGAGAGGATTCTATCTATCTTCACTtctattgatttttcaagtaatcAATTTGAAGGCAGTATTCCAGAGAGTGTTAGAGAGCTTAAACAGCTTTATCTCCTTAACATCTCTCACAATGCCCTAACTGGCAATATTCCTCCATCTCTTCAAAACTTGAAAGCTTTGGAAGCACTGGACCTTTCATTCAACAACCTAACAGGAAATATCCCGGTGCAAATAGAGATCCTAACCTTCCTGGAAATCTTAAACGTGTCATACAACCATCTCGTTGGAAGGATTCCAAGAAGCACTCAATTGGATACCTTTGATGCAAGCTCATTCATGGGAAACAAGGGGCTATGTGGATTCCAACTTAATGTATCATGCTCTGGCATCGATGAACCAGCATCTCCAATACCAGAATCAGAAGAGAAAGAATCAACTCACCACGTTGATATCTACATTAGCATTGCATTTGGATTTGCTGCAGGTTTAGGAGGAATCTTTGTGCCACTTTTGCTATCCAGCAAATGGAGATCATATTATAACAAGATGATAGATGGAATTCTGTTAAAGATATTCTTTCAGAGAGGTCAAGAGAGAAGAAAGAAGTCTCGTTAG